A region from the Natronoarchaeum mannanilyticum genome encodes:
- a CDS encoding phytanoyl-CoA dioxygenase family protein has product MHLSDAEFEQYQTDGYVVVEDALAPETVETVRERLREYTHGDRAPDTFQSQIEPAVERGEVDVAEEADAVRKFEGLGMVRDDGVFRDVMTDETITAVAADLLGPNLKLLRSAAMFKPPQVGSEKGFHQDAAYYPIRPFEHVTVWIALDDATPKNGCMQVVPGAHTDGLLSHESVEYDTDIVIGERDYEPADAEPVPMEAGSALFTHCLLPHYTSPNDTDDWRRALIMSYMDARSRFTKSAEERPDWVDSVAVQGEEFPGCV; this is encoded by the coding sequence ATGCACCTGTCCGACGCCGAGTTCGAGCAGTACCAGACCGACGGCTACGTCGTGGTCGAGGACGCCCTCGCTCCCGAGACGGTCGAGACGGTGCGCGAGCGCCTCCGCGAGTACACGCACGGCGACCGCGCGCCCGACACCTTCCAGTCCCAGATCGAGCCGGCCGTCGAGCGCGGCGAGGTCGACGTCGCCGAGGAGGCCGACGCCGTCCGGAAGTTCGAGGGGCTCGGGATGGTCCGCGACGACGGCGTGTTCCGCGACGTGATGACCGACGAGACGATCACCGCGGTCGCCGCGGATCTGCTCGGACCGAATCTCAAACTGCTGCGCAGCGCGGCGATGTTCAAGCCCCCACAGGTCGGCAGCGAGAAGGGGTTCCACCAGGACGCCGCCTACTACCCGATCCGACCGTTCGAGCACGTCACGGTCTGGATCGCCCTCGACGACGCCACGCCTAAAAATGGCTGCATGCAGGTCGTACCGGGCGCCCACACCGACGGGCTGCTGAGCCACGAGTCCGTCGAGTACGACACCGACATCGTCATCGGCGAGCGCGACTACGAGCCCGCCGATGCGGAGCCGGTGCCGATGGAAGCCGGCAGCGCCCTGTTCACGCACTGTCTCTTGCCTCACTACACGTCGCCCAACGACACCGACGACTGGCGGCGCGCGCTCATCATGTCGTACATGGACGCCCGATCGCGATTTACGAAGTCCGCCGAGGAACGGCCCGACTGGGTCGACTCGGTCGCGGTGCAGGGCGAGGAGTTCCCCGGCTGCGTTTAG
- a CDS encoding CBS domain-containing protein: MSSEERVTVEDVMSTPLETIPADATVEEAARRMRDKNISALVVPTTPRSIVSSTDVLDAVADGRDTSELAVSDVMTTDVETVTPDLYMEEVAAMLTTYGIKHLPVVDDDYVGMVSSTDVTAHLS, from the coding sequence ATGAGTTCTGAAGAAAGAGTAACCGTCGAAGACGTGATGTCGACGCCCCTGGAGACGATTCCCGCGGACGCCACGGTCGAGGAGGCCGCCAGGCGGATGCGAGACAAAAACATCAGCGCGCTGGTCGTCCCGACGACGCCGCGGTCGATCGTGAGTAGCACGGACGTGCTCGACGCCGTCGCCGACGGACGGGACACGTCGGAACTGGCGGTGTCGGACGTGATGACGACCGACGTCGAGACCGTCACGCCGGACCTCTACATGGAGGAGGTCGCCGCGATGCTGACGACCTACGGGATCAAGCATCTCCCCGTGGTCGACGACGACTACGTCGGGATGGTCTCCTCGACGGACGTCACCGCCCACCTCTCGTAG
- a CDS encoding YhjD/YihY/BrkB family envelope integrity protein encodes MGRLSDALVLGRRIVRVAYEQEVKYPAAALAYYAFVSFVPVLLIVFALFGEQLAARVQTSTPRFLTLGARQLVYEATTTATGRTGAAALAIVVLAWSATNVAVGFLAVVERVEGVRDRPLRYQLRDAAVVLGSLVLTIGAIILASTLFGTPGGTAIGLGALVVALSVVFVPLYYVPSRTLDRPAAALPGAITAAVGLTTIHAGVHLYAVNAGRFAVYGVLSGIIVMLTSLYLASAVLLTGIIVNATVADPSVASGDSRAGDSAAE; translated from the coding sequence ATGGGGCGGCTCTCCGACGCGCTCGTTCTCGGACGGCGGATCGTCCGGGTAGCCTACGAGCAGGAGGTGAAGTACCCTGCCGCGGCGCTGGCGTACTACGCGTTCGTCTCGTTCGTCCCGGTACTGTTGATCGTGTTCGCGCTGTTCGGCGAGCAGCTCGCGGCGCGCGTCCAGACGTCGACGCCCCGGTTTCTCACGCTCGGCGCCCGGCAGCTGGTGTACGAGGCGACGACGACCGCGACCGGCCGAACCGGTGCAGCGGCGCTGGCGATCGTCGTCCTCGCGTGGAGCGCGACGAACGTCGCCGTCGGCTTCCTCGCGGTCGTCGAGCGCGTCGAGGGCGTTCGGGACCGGCCGCTGCGGTATCAGCTCAGGGACGCCGCGGTCGTCCTGGGATCGCTCGTCCTGACTATCGGCGCAATCATCCTCGCGAGCACGCTGTTCGGCACGCCGGGCGGGACGGCGATCGGCCTCGGAGCGCTGGTCGTCGCGCTCTCGGTCGTGTTCGTCCCGCTGTACTACGTCCCCTCGCGGACGCTCGACCGACCGGCGGCGGCGCTTCCGGGTGCGATCACCGCCGCAGTCGGGCTCACCACCATCCACGCCGGCGTCCACCTCTACGCAGTCAACGCCGGCCGGTTCGCGGTGTACGGCGTCCTCAGCGGGATCATCGTCATGCTCACGAGTCTGTATCTCGCGTCGGCCGTGCTCCTGACGGGGATCATCGTCAACGCGACGGTCGCCGATCCGTCGGTGGCTTCGGGTGATTCGCGAGCCGGCGATTCGGCAGCCGAGTAG
- a CDS encoding VOC family protein, with product MSEGASGLTDTPGIHHVTGIVGDAQRNVDFYAGTLGLRLVKRTVNYEDVLRYHLYYGNERGELGTVLTCFPYPNDDPGRLGKPQIESVGFVVPPGSLAYWVDRLTDRGVDVKGPDRRFDEQYVRFEDPAGTQVELVTGESTVEPWTGAGVPADTAIRGVHGVATLPANPYATASTLETLGFELAEQDGDRIRYRASGDRATAIDVLDREAAYGREGIGTIQHVAVRAESVDELYEWHDLFRERDYDVSRVTDRHYFHSLYVRGPGGILFELATERPGLTIDEDVATMGESLVLPDRFEDDREMIEGQLSPIELPERERSD from the coding sequence ATGAGCGAGGGAGCGTCGGGACTGACGGACACGCCCGGAATCCACCACGTCACCGGGATCGTCGGGGACGCCCAGCGAAACGTCGACTTCTACGCCGGGACGCTCGGACTGCGGCTCGTCAAGCGGACGGTCAACTACGAGGACGTGCTCCGCTATCATCTCTACTACGGGAACGAGCGGGGAGAGCTCGGAACCGTGCTGACGTGCTTTCCGTACCCGAACGACGACCCCGGCCGACTCGGCAAGCCCCAGATCGAGTCGGTCGGCTTCGTCGTCCCGCCGGGCTCGCTCGCCTACTGGGTCGATCGCCTGACAGACCGGGGCGTCGACGTCAAGGGGCCGGACCGGCGGTTCGACGAGCAGTACGTCCGGTTCGAGGATCCGGCCGGAACGCAGGTCGAGCTCGTCACCGGCGAGTCGACGGTCGAGCCCTGGACCGGCGCCGGCGTCCCGGCCGACACGGCGATCCGCGGCGTCCACGGCGTCGCGACGCTGCCGGCGAACCCCTACGCGACCGCGAGCACCCTCGAAACGCTGGGGTTCGAGCTCGCCGAACAGGACGGCGACCGCATCCGCTATCGCGCGAGCGGCGATCGCGCGACCGCGATCGACGTGCTCGACCGCGAGGCGGCCTACGGGCGCGAGGGTATTGGGACGATCCAGCACGTCGCCGTCCGAGCCGAGAGCGTCGACGAGCTCTACGAGTGGCACGACCTGTTCCGCGAGCGCGACTACGACGTCTCGCGGGTGACGGATCGCCACTACTTCCACTCGCTGTACGTCCGCGGCCCCGGCGGGATCCTGTTCGAGCTGGCGACCGAACGGCCGGGACTGACGATCGACGAGGACGTTGCGACAATGGGCGAGTCGCTGGTGCTGCCCGACCGGTTCGAGGACGACCGGGAGATGATCGAGGGGCAGCTGTCACCGATCGAGCTGCCCGAACGAGAACGATCCGACTGA
- a CDS encoding divalent metal cation transporter, with translation MSNATGGSTDGLRAKLSRLGPTWIAGAIAAGPASMAAVLGAGATFGYALLWVVVLSALLGATAQYLSMRLGLLTERGIVGAVEEHLGELWAWVLVIDTVLASGLAQIVIMKTVAEVSGTITGFDPRLWGVAWALALAVGLAGGGYRFLETGAKAIVSIVVLAFVATAFLVPIDPGAAAGGLVPTIPAGIDGALLAAGVLGGAVHITLITMQSYTMRARGWTRDDYDIGLFDVGTSMLVAFGVFSVATFLVAASVLAPELSPGGQLQASAAAASLGPLVGNFAETLFMLGLWAAAVSTLGANTVVPPYLLADKLGWETDVSDDRFRAAVVAVALLGGLGAFLGGNFFSLLTQMLTFGLIGTPFALAIVLYLLNDPEAVPETNPAIANVGGLIVFGIASVLAGSYVREQLRSGLGEPVPTFFVAFAIAIGAATVALVGKFVREARRSAAGVDAEADV, from the coding sequence ATGAGTAACGCGACGGGCGGATCGACGGACGGACTGCGCGCGAAACTATCCCGGCTGGGACCGACGTGGATCGCAGGCGCCATCGCCGCGGGCCCGGCCTCGATGGCGGCGGTGCTCGGCGCCGGCGCGACCTTCGGCTACGCGCTGCTGTGGGTCGTCGTGCTCTCGGCGCTTCTGGGCGCGACCGCGCAGTACCTCTCGATGCGGCTCGGGCTGCTGACCGAGCGAGGGATCGTCGGCGCCGTCGAGGAGCACCTCGGCGAGCTCTGGGCGTGGGTGCTGGTGATCGACACGGTGCTCGCGTCGGGGCTGGCCCAGATCGTGATCATGAAGACGGTCGCGGAGGTCAGCGGGACGATCACCGGGTTCGATCCCCGACTCTGGGGCGTCGCCTGGGCGCTGGCGCTGGCGGTCGGCCTCGCGGGCGGCGGCTACCGCTTCCTGGAGACCGGCGCCAAGGCGATCGTCTCGATCGTCGTGCTGGCCTTTGTCGCCACGGCGTTCCTCGTGCCGATCGATCCGGGCGCCGCGGCGGGCGGGCTGGTGCCGACGATCCCGGCCGGCATCGACGGCGCCTTGCTGGCGGCGGGCGTGCTCGGCGGCGCGGTCCACATCACGCTGATCACGATGCAGAGCTACACGATGCGCGCTCGCGGCTGGACCCGCGACGACTACGATATCGGGCTGTTCGACGTCGGCACCTCGATGCTGGTCGCGTTCGGCGTGTTCAGCGTCGCGACGTTCCTCGTCGCCGCGAGCGTGCTCGCCCCCGAACTATCGCCGGGCGGTCAGCTGCAGGCGTCCGCGGCGGCCGCGTCGCTCGGCCCGCTGGTCGGCAATTTCGCAGAGACGCTGTTCATGCTCGGCCTCTGGGCCGCGGCCGTCTCCACGCTGGGCGCGAACACGGTCGTCCCGCCGTACCTGCTGGCCGACAAGCTCGGCTGGGAGACCGACGTCTCCGACGACCGGTTCCGCGCAGCGGTCGTCGCGGTGGCGCTGCTCGGCGGACTCGGGGCGTTCCTCGGCGGGAACTTCTTCTCGCTCCTGACCCAGATGCTCACCTTCGGGCTGATCGGGACGCCGTTCGCGCTCGCGATCGTGCTGTACCTGCTGAACGATCCCGAAGCGGTCCCCGAGACGAACCCCGCGATCGCGAACGTCGGCGGTCTGATCGTGTTCGGGATCGCATCGGTGCTGGCCGGTTCGTACGTCCGGGAGCAGCTTCGGTCCGGCCTCGGGGAACCGGTGCCGACGTTCTTCGTCGCGTTCGCGATCGCGATCGGCGCCGCGACGGTCGCGCTGGTCGGTAAGTTCGTGCGCGAGGCGCGCCGCTCCGCCGCGGGCGTCGACGCCGAGGCGGATGTCTGA
- the gnd gene encoding phosphogluconate dehydrogenase (NAD(+)-dependent, decarboxylating), whose translation MQLGVIGLGRMGQIVVERVLDAGHDVVAFDLDDDAVAAAADAGATPADSVTDLAEALGDEKRIWLMVPAGKAVDAALDDLEGSLDADDIVVDGGNSHFEDSVRRAEATDAAYLDCGTSGGPAGAELGFSLMIGGPEWAYDELTPIFDAVATGPEGHDRMGPAGSGHYVKMVHNGVEYALMQAYGEGFELLANGRYDLDLEAVARTWNNGAVIRSWLLELCEEAFREEGSDLGDVDDYVAGGSTGTWTVQEALEQEVPLPLIYQALSERFASRDDRFSRRLANRLRYGFGRHEVARKDE comes from the coding sequence ATGCAACTCGGCGTTATCGGACTCGGACGGATGGGACAGATCGTCGTCGAGCGTGTGCTCGACGCGGGCCACGACGTGGTGGCGTTCGACCTCGACGACGACGCGGTCGCGGCGGCGGCGGACGCCGGCGCGACGCCGGCCGACTCCGTCACGGACCTCGCGGAGGCACTCGGCGACGAGAAGCGCATCTGGCTGATGGTGCCTGCCGGCAAAGCGGTCGACGCCGCGCTCGACGATCTGGAGGGCTCGCTCGACGCCGACGATATCGTCGTCGACGGCGGCAACTCCCACTTCGAGGACTCGGTGCGTCGAGCGGAGGCGACCGACGCGGCGTATCTCGACTGCGGCACCAGCGGCGGCCCCGCCGGCGCCGAGCTCGGGTTCTCGCTGATGATCGGCGGCCCCGAGTGGGCCTACGACGAGCTGACGCCGATCTTCGACGCCGTCGCGACCGGTCCGGAAGGGCACGACCGGATGGGCCCCGCCGGCAGCGGCCACTACGTCAAGATGGTCCACAACGGCGTCGAGTACGCGCTCATGCAGGCCTACGGTGAGGGCTTCGAGCTCCTCGCGAACGGCCGCTACGATCTCGATCTGGAAGCCGTTGCGCGCACGTGGAACAACGGCGCCGTGATCCGCTCGTGGCTGCTCGAACTCTGCGAGGAGGCATTCCGCGAGGAGGGCTCCGACCTCGGCGACGTCGACGACTACGTCGCCGGCGGCTCGACCGGAACCTGGACCGTTCAGGAGGCGCTCGAACAGGAGGTGCCGCTTCCGCTGATCTACCAGGCGCTCTCCGAGCGGTTCGCCAGCCGCGACGACCGGTTCTCCCGCCGCCTCGCCAACCGGCTTCGCTACGGCTTCGGACGGCACGAAGTCGCGCGGAAAGACGAGTAG
- a CDS encoding SOS response-associated peptidase gives MCGRTSLFASPSALEERFDVSVSEAYEPRYNVAPETPIATIRDDAPETLDHLHWGFVPAWADDPDEWNGLINARAESIDEKPAFREAYEQKRCLVVADGFYEWQDRTDGTQPFRVERADGEPFAMAGVWSRWERKDRTVESTAILTTEPNELLDPLHHRMPVIFDADDERDWLGDEPPEKDDLLEPHTGEGFEKYPISTAVNDPSNDSPAIVEPVDAPESDPQSGLDEFV, from the coding sequence ATGTGCGGCCGCACCTCGCTGTTCGCCTCGCCGTCGGCGCTCGAAGAGCGGTTCGACGTGAGCGTCTCCGAGGCGTACGAACCGCGGTACAACGTCGCCCCGGAGACGCCGATCGCGACGATCCGCGACGACGCGCCCGAGACGCTCGATCACCTCCACTGGGGGTTCGTCCCTGCCTGGGCCGACGACCCCGACGAGTGGAACGGGCTGATCAACGCCCGCGCGGAGTCGATCGACGAGAAGCCGGCGTTCCGCGAAGCGTACGAGCAAAAACGCTGTCTCGTCGTCGCCGACGGCTTCTACGAGTGGCAGGATCGCACCGACGGGACTCAGCCGTTCCGCGTCGAGCGCGCGGACGGCGAGCCGTTCGCGATGGCCGGCGTCTGGTCGCGCTGGGAGCGCAAGGACCGGACCGTCGAGTCGACGGCGATCCTCACCACCGAGCCCAACGAGCTGCTGGACCCGCTCCACCACCGGATGCCGGTGATCTTCGACGCCGACGACGAACGCGACTGGCTCGGCGACGAGCCGCCGGAGAAAGACGATCTGCTCGAACCCCACACCGGCGAGGGCTTCGAAAAGTACCCGATCTCGACGGCGGTCAACGACCCGAGCAACGACTCGCCCGCGATCGTCGAGCCGGTCGATGCGCCCGAATCGGATCCCCAGAGCGGGCTCGACGAGTTCGTCTGA
- a CDS encoding 2Fe-2S iron-sulfur cluster-binding protein, protein MVNELGVAIGIGLTLVAVLMHFSRGTGWTANEDISQQVLDRRAESVPETDFPEPMNRSIGGGAPAGAIGGGEAGGELEEGGEGGSGGSGPADIPEDEIEYYEIEFVKEGETIEIANNENILDRGEEEGWDLPYACRQGQCVSCAGQIDGDANELVEHDNQSMLGESEMSDGYTLTCVAYPRGEFSIETGEQP, encoded by the coding sequence ATGGTGAACGAACTGGGGGTCGCTATCGGGATCGGACTGACCCTGGTTGCCGTGCTCATGCACTTCTCGCGGGGCACGGGCTGGACCGCAAACGAAGACATCTCCCAGCAGGTTCTCGACCGACGCGCCGAGAGCGTCCCCGAGACCGACTTCCCCGAGCCGATGAACCGCTCGATCGGCGGCGGCGCCCCGGCGGGCGCCATCGGCGGCGGCGAAGCCGGCGGCGAGCTCGAAGAGGGCGGCGAGGGCGGTTCGGGCGGCAGCGGCCCCGCCGACATCCCCGAAGACGAGATCGAGTACTACGAGATCGAGTTCGTCAAGGAGGGCGAGACGATCGAGATCGCCAACAACGAGAACATCCTCGACCGCGGCGAGGAGGAAGGCTGGGACCTCCCCTACGCCTGTCGCCAGGGCCAGTGCGTTTCGTGTGCCGGCCAGATCGACGGCGACGCCAACGAGCTGGTCGAGCACGACAACCAGTCGATGCTCGGCGAGAGCGAGATGTCCGACGGCTACACGCTCACTTGCGTGGCGTACCCCCGCGGCGAGTTCTCTATCGAGACCGGCGAGCAGCCCTGA
- a CDS encoding NAD+ synthase: MLTGEDGKIEQPIGGSSEHEFLAGERALDEVRSDVVSFIRRRVAEAGANGAVVAMSGGVDSTLTAALAAEAVGSDRVLGLGLPCNKLDSHHMADARTVAEGLGIEFREIQLQPLLDAFEDAVAGIDSRERATENAIARLRMACAYYAANARSRLVVGTANRSERLLGYFTKYGDGAADLYPIGDLYKTEVRALAHHVGVPRRIVRKAPTAGLRVGQTDEKDLGATYPVIDRLLRGMIDRREDVETAADGAGADQATAERIADRYRDTVHKRAVPPTPGLSDRGTGRPAHLLHLEEREASGDGDRE; this comes from the coding sequence ATGTTAACTGGGGAAGATGGCAAAATCGAACAGCCCATCGGTGGGTCGTCGGAGCACGAGTTCCTCGCCGGCGAGCGCGCGCTCGACGAGGTACGGTCGGACGTCGTCTCGTTCATCAGGCGCCGGGTGGCCGAAGCCGGGGCGAACGGGGCGGTCGTCGCGATGAGCGGCGGCGTCGACTCGACGCTCACCGCCGCGCTCGCGGCCGAGGCGGTCGGCAGCGACCGCGTGCTCGGGCTGGGACTACCGTGTAACAAGCTCGACAGCCACCACATGGCGGACGCCCGAACGGTCGCCGAGGGGCTGGGGATCGAGTTTCGCGAGATCCAGTTGCAACCGCTGCTCGACGCGTTCGAGGACGCCGTCGCCGGGATCGACTCCCGGGAGAGGGCGACCGAAAACGCGATCGCGCGGCTGCGGATGGCCTGCGCGTACTACGCCGCAAACGCCCGGTCGCGGCTCGTGGTCGGGACCGCCAACCGCTCGGAGCGGCTGCTGGGGTACTTCACGAAGTACGGCGACGGCGCGGCCGACCTGTATCCGATCGGAGACCTCTACAAGACGGAAGTTCGGGCGCTCGCGCACCACGTCGGCGTCCCCCGGCGCATCGTCCGCAAGGCGCCGACCGCCGGGTTGCGGGTCGGACAGACCGACGAGAAGGATCTCGGCGCGACCTACCCGGTGATCGATCGGTTGCTCCGCGGGATGATCGACCGGCGCGAGGACGTCGAAACGGCCGCCGACGGCGCCGGCGCCGATCAGGCCACCGCCGAACGGATCGCCGACCGGTACCGCGACACGGTCCACAAGCGGGCGGTTCCGCCGACGCCAGGACTCTCGGATCGCGGAACGGGGCGACCGGCACACCTCCTCCATCTCGAAGAGCGGGAGGCGTCGGGAGACGGCGATCGCGAGTGA
- a CDS encoding HAD family hydrolase — protein sequence MTYDTVIFDNDGVLVERTDFDVLREATRETFSEFGVTDLEPDHVDDMTVGATPRQVDSICGTYDLEPETFWQARESALSRAQQVEVREGRKALYDDIDTLTDLDAAMGIVSSNQQETVDFVLEHNEISHRFGTAYGREPTVESLDLRKPNPHYLKRALSDLDADSALFVGDNESDIRAAERAGIDSAFIRRPHRTNWELNVWPTWDIDSLSDLHRVCSA from the coding sequence ATGACATACGATACCGTCATCTTCGACAACGACGGTGTCCTCGTCGAGCGAACGGACTTCGACGTCCTCCGGGAGGCGACCCGGGAGACGTTTTCGGAGTTCGGCGTCACCGACCTGGAGCCCGATCACGTCGACGACATGACCGTCGGGGCGACGCCCCGACAGGTCGACAGCATCTGCGGCACGTACGATCTCGAACCCGAAACCTTCTGGCAAGCCCGCGAGAGCGCGCTGTCGCGCGCCCAGCAGGTGGAGGTCCGCGAGGGCCGGAAGGCGCTCTACGACGACATCGACACGCTGACCGACCTCGACGCCGCGATGGGGATCGTCAGCTCGAATCAGCAGGAGACGGTCGACTTCGTGCTGGAGCACAACGAGATCTCCCATCGATTCGGCACCGCCTACGGCCGCGAGCCGACCGTCGAGAGCCTCGACCTTCGGAAACCCAACCCGCACTACCTCAAGCGCGCGCTGTCCGACCTCGACGCCGATTCGGCGCTGTTCGTCGGCGACAACGAGTCCGACATCCGGGCCGCCGAGCGCGCCGGCATCGATTCGGCGTTCATCCGGCGTCCCCACCGCACGAACTGGGAGCTCAACGTCTGGCCGACCTGGGATATCGACTCGCTGAGCGACCTTCACAGGGTCTGTAGCGCGTGA
- a CDS encoding DUF6663 family protein encodes MQQSSDGRFRVLPGRDEEEWLLLDVESAEPTYVPAADAPDLAVGNRVAASLRWTDGDPEIEDVDVTSPTRFRFVRTEEAVFQAAQECFEAARSAGEAMNSRVTYSTDNEPNGVVYTFAEQAGQRDLFSEFRDGVKPLEPLVARAAESAEPPFSVWVLDPREPFVLVYIVLDPDGILEETMRDTYL; translated from the coding sequence ATGCAACAGTCGTCGGACGGTCGGTTCCGCGTGCTCCCGGGGCGCGACGAGGAGGAGTGGCTCCTGCTGGACGTCGAGTCGGCCGAGCCGACCTACGTCCCGGCGGCGGACGCGCCCGATCTGGCGGTCGGCAACCGGGTCGCGGCGTCGCTACGGTGGACCGACGGCGACCCCGAGATCGAGGACGTGGACGTCACCTCGCCGACGCGGTTCCGGTTCGTCCGCACCGAGGAAGCCGTGTTCCAGGCCGCCCAGGAGTGTTTCGAGGCCGCCCGCTCGGCCGGCGAGGCGATGAACTCGCGGGTCACCTACAGCACCGACAACGAGCCCAACGGCGTCGTCTACACGTTCGCCGAGCAGGCGGGCCAGCGCGACCTGTTCTCGGAGTTCCGCGACGGCGTCAAGCCCCTGGAGCCGCTGGTCGCCCGTGCGGCCGAGTCCGCCGAACCGCCGTTTTCGGTGTGGGTGCTCGACCCGCGCGAGCCGTTCGTGCTCGTCTACATCGTGCTCGACCCGGACGGGATCCTCGAGGAGACGATGCGGGACACGTACCTGTAG
- a CDS encoding 5-formyltetrahydrofolate cyclo-ligase, with protein sequence MDKQALRERVWNDLEDSGEARFPYPPHGRIPNFAGADDAADRLAETDAWRAADAIKSNPDAPQLPVRRAALRAGKTVYMAVPRLRDEECFLRLDPAEIDDVDHATTIGGSAEVGVQVHPESMPSIDLIVAGSVAVSERGARVGKGEGYSDLEYGVLQAFDLVAESTTVATTVHERQIVDEDVPVDAHDVPLDLVVTPERTIETETPHDRPDGLDWEALSDERIEEIPVLGSLRS encoded by the coding sequence ATGGACAAGCAGGCACTCCGCGAGCGCGTCTGGAACGATCTGGAGGACAGCGGCGAGGCACGGTTTCCCTACCCGCCCCACGGGAGAATTCCCAACTTCGCGGGCGCGGACGACGCCGCCGATCGGCTCGCCGAGACGGACGCCTGGCGAGCGGCGGACGCGATCAAGTCCAACCCCGACGCTCCACAGCTCCCGGTCCGGCGTGCGGCGCTGCGGGCGGGGAAGACGGTGTACATGGCCGTCCCGCGGCTGCGCGACGAGGAGTGTTTCCTCCGGCTCGATCCCGCGGAGATCGACGACGTCGACCACGCGACGACGATCGGCGGCTCCGCGGAGGTCGGCGTGCAGGTCCACCCCGAGTCGATGCCGTCGATCGACCTGATCGTCGCCGGCAGCGTCGCGGTGTCTGAGAGGGGCGCCCGCGTCGGCAAGGGCGAGGGGTACAGCGATCTGGAGTACGGCGTCCTGCAGGCGTTCGACCTCGTCGCCGAGTCGACGACCGTCGCGACGACCGTCCACGAACGCCAGATCGTCGACGAGGACGTTCCGGTCGACGCCCACGACGTGCCCCTCGATCTGGTGGTGACGCCCGAGCGGACGATCGAGACAGAGACGCCCCACGATCGGCCGGACGGGTTGGACTGGGAAGCGCTGTCCGACGAGCGGATCGAGGAGATTCCCGTTCTCGGGTCGCTGCGGTCGTAG
- the thiE gene encoding thiamine phosphate synthase has protein sequence MAPQDWRTYLVTQESLSAGRSTVEIARAAIEGGVDAIQLRDKERSAKRRYETGRELREFTAEADVDLIVNDRVDLARAIDADGVHLGQDDLPVPAARELLGNDAIIGKSTSFVEEAIEAEREGADYLGVGAVYGTSSKDVPDDEADFGPERVAEIVEAVEIPVVGIGGIDAANAAAVAEAGAVGVAVISAITRADDPAAATRALREAVERGRDA, from the coding sequence ATGGCCCCGCAAGACTGGCGAACGTACCTCGTCACTCAGGAGAGCCTCTCGGCCGGTCGGAGCACCGTCGAGATCGCCCGTGCGGCGATCGAGGGCGGCGTCGACGCGATCCAGCTCCGGGACAAGGAACGGAGCGCGAAGCGCAGATACGAGACCGGGCGCGAGTTGCGCGAGTTCACCGCCGAGGCCGACGTCGATCTGATCGTCAACGACCGGGTCGATCTCGCGCGGGCGATCGACGCCGACGGCGTCCACCTCGGACAGGACGATCTGCCGGTGCCCGCGGCGCGCGAGCTGCTCGGCAACGATGCGATAATCGGCAAGTCGACCTCCTTCGTCGAGGAAGCGATCGAGGCCGAGCGCGAGGGCGCGGACTACCTCGGCGTCGGCGCGGTGTACGGCACGAGTTCGAAGGACGTCCCCGACGACGAGGCCGACTTCGGCCCCGAGCGCGTGGCCGAGATCGTCGAGGCGGTCGAGATTCCCGTGGTGGGAATCGGGGGCATCGACGCAGCGAACGCCGCCGCAGTCGCCGAGGCGGGCGCGGTCGGCGTCGCGGTCATCTCGGCGATCACGCGGGCCGACGATCCTGCGGCGGCGACGCGAGCGCTTCGCGAGGCCGTCGAGCGCGGGCGCGACGCGTAG
- a CDS encoding DoxX family protein, whose amino-acid sequence MLESLQRRIESDGETERRLDSNRGPDAERRSVVATPLFRLGRAIFGGILALLAIDNLRNLDERIEYARAKGAPAPDLSVPGISITLLLGSVGVTLWRLPSASAAAVATFFAAVTPQMHDFWTIEDDAERQQEFFQFLKNGALFGAALALARLARRHR is encoded by the coding sequence GTGCTAGAATCTCTGCAGCGACGCATCGAGAGCGACGGCGAGACGGAGCGTCGACTCGACTCTAACCGGGGACCTGACGCCGAGCGTCGATCGGTCGTCGCGACGCCGCTGTTCAGACTGGGGCGGGCGATCTTCGGCGGCATCCTCGCGCTACTGGCGATCGACAACCTGCGCAACCTCGACGAGCGGATCGAGTACGCCCGGGCGAAGGGCGCGCCCGCTCCGGATCTGTCGGTGCCCGGGATCAGCATTACCCTCCTACTGGGCAGCGTCGGCGTCACGCTCTGGCGACTGCCCTCGGCGTCGGCGGCGGCCGTCGCGACGTTTTTCGCGGCCGTGACGCCCCAGATGCACGACTTCTGGACGATCGAGGACGACGCCGAGCGCCAGCAGGAGTTCTTCCAGTTCCTCAAGAACGGCGCGCTATTTGGAGCGGCGCTCGCGCTCGCGCGACTCGCTCGCAGGCACAGGTAG